The DNA sequence CAGCTCTGCAATATAATAAGCAGAAACTAACACATTTGTAATAAAATACTATGTCACAATTTTTGATTCTCTCAATTTGCAGCAGCAGACCATCTATATAAAGACCTACTGGGTAAGCATCTCTTATTACATTCAAACAATAAACTTGAGCAAATGGAACTGATTGAGCACAAGTATGTTGAAGCCAATGGGCTAAAGCATCATGTAGCGGAAATTGGATCTGGATCAACTGTGGTTTTATTTCTGCATGGCTTTCCTGAAATTTGGTACACTTGGCGCTTTCAAATGATTGCGGTTGCCAAGGCTGGATACAGAGCCATTGCACCTGATTTCCGTGGATACGGGTTGTCTGATAAGCCTCCTGTACCTGAGGATACCACCTTCTCTGTCCTAGTTGCCGACCTTCCCCCTATTCTTGAGGCCCTGAAAGTTGACAAGGTACACATATAATCTACTCGATAATAGGTGTTCGTTGAAATGCATATTAATTTAGACTACAAACAGGTAAATCTGTTCCCAAAACTACTGATGTGTAATAATGTGGCAATGTTTATAGTGGAAAGTTAGTTACATGATTTAATTTGGGGCGGTTTTTTCTGATTACTAGTGTTCCTGCAGGTGTTTGTTATTGGTCAAGATTTTGGATCAATGGTTGCTTATCGATTTGCCCTTGAACATCCAGAGAGGATACTGGGAGTTGCCACATTAGGTGTGCCATTCATGCCACCAGGTCCCTTCACAAGCCATCAAACACTTCCAGAAGGATTCTACATTTCTAGATGGAATGTATGTTCAATTGCTAATTCTTTTTTATTCAACATTATATAAGAGAAGATGTTTGATAAGCAAATGGTTCTTATGGATCAGTTCAAACCTCCGATAGGCCTGTAACATtgatgattttttgtattattgATGTATAGGAACCGGGACGAGCAGAAGCTGATTTTGGGAGACTGAGTGCAAAAACTGTGATAAAGAACATCTACACCATGTTCTCGAGAAACGAAATACCAATAGCTAAGGAAGGACAGGAGATCATGGATCTGGTGGAACCTTCAACTCCTTTACCCTCATGGTTCACAGACGAAGATCTTGCAGCCTACGGGGATTTGTATGAAAAATCAGGGTTTCAGACTTCATTGGCAGTTCCCTATAGGTAAATATTtgtgatagttttttttttatcaattagcAATATTTTAAGTTATGCTTGTTTGGTACATGTATAGTTGTTTCATAGGTACTAAATGATCATATGTAATTTTGCTGAGAACTAgtccatctaaaatcttaaaGTGTTGAGAAAGACTCCAAATGgatcttatgttatatttcaacactcccTCTCACTCAGACCTCCGCCAAACCAGctctctgataccatgttggaaaccagtccatctaaaaccttaacaTGTTAGAGGAAGTCCCAAATGGATCCtatgttatatttcaacaaaTTTGATTAATCTTGTTACAGGTCCTTATTTGCACCCGAAAAGGAAAGCGGGAAAAATGCAGAGAATCCAAGAATCGAGGTTCCAGCGCTATACATGACAGGGGAGAAGGATTACTTGTTCAAGTTTCCTGGAGTTGCAGAGTTTGTCAAGAGTGGAGAGGTGAAAAAGTATGTCCCCAACCTGGAAATGATATTCTTGCCTGAAGGAACACACTTCATTTCAGAGCAATTTCCTGATGAGGTCAATCACCATATTCTCACCTTTCTGCAATGCAATACTCAGAGTGCCTAAGTCATCTTAATTGTGAAGCCTTATATTCGAAGCCCTGCTCTTAAGTATTCGAGATTTAGCTGAGAGTGATTATCTTATGTTCGTTGAAATCTTGGAAGTTTGTGATATGCTTGTCCTTTAATTTCAGTTCGGGTGAATTTAATTATGTAATGTTTTCTTTTGGTACTCATGTGAGAAACTATGCTCTGCCCCCTGTGATGAGTTTTCAAATTGTCTGCAATGTAAAACAAACCGTGAAAAAACAGACAATAAAATGTCCTAACAACAGCTCCGATAGCTTAGGTATTTGGAGtcttaaactaaaatataagaaa is a window from the Daucus carota subsp. sativus chromosome 8, DH1 v3.0, whole genome shotgun sequence genome containing:
- the LOC108198006 gene encoding uncharacterized protein LOC108198006; this encodes MELIEHKYVEANGLKHHVAEIGSGSTVVLFLHGFPEIWYTWRFQMIAVAKAGYRAIAPDFRGYGLSDKPPVPEDTTFSVLVADLPPILEALKVDKVFVIGQDFGSMVAYRFALEHPERILGVATLGVPFMPPGPFTSHQTLPEGFYISRWNEPGRAEADFGRLSAKTVIKNIYTMFSRNEIPIAKEGQEIMDLVEPSTPLPSWFTDEDLAAYGDLYEKSGFQTSLAVPYRSLFAPEKESGKNAENPRIEVPALYMTGEKDYLFKFPGVAEFVKSGEVKKYVPNLEMIFLPEGTHFISEQFPDEVNHHILTFLQCNTQSA